The following proteins are encoded in a genomic region of Ostrea edulis chromosome 7, xbOstEdul1.1, whole genome shotgun sequence:
- the LOC125653398 gene encoding uncharacterized protein LOC125653398, translating to MLKKTVLDVLATSNPDDVVMAPTKIVQAETKAICKRNSGSLLLKKDHDSMMTFTWNKFHKDLEVRAPNLLRVISAVVSDVPVAPSEKKFMNILHTIATGCHGRSQEMSGLHYCIAFLLVHGGCTQRDIQRLAKIGLCVSPGSVHNKLASWIYKLDEDVIQLKKDWSEGGNVKYQLVGDNWDKNILPAFRTSQQKTLSLHLFNVVVVVDRIIPTARGVENSDELKTDIKLETFIPSIEEQTILMDELVFHFVTSVIKGVPQMKAEFANIYPAHLTHPYSAQAGEKTKQYPLGLFDTNETKTADMIQLLRDLQSKYVPLQDDHIVESVFFGGDRLTDERVQCAQQSVLNGETAESRLEGFISKIEDFHRLMNFLEAICRLTYSTDSGGDRGTACYFRNLLDARNVKGDVKNAYRPYKLLYYTI from the exons ATGTTGAAAAAAACTGTGCTTGATGTGCTTGCCACCTCAAACCCTGATGATGTGGTTATGGCACCTACCAAGATTGTTCAGGCAGAAACCAAAGCAATTTGCAAAAGAAATTCAGGCTCCCTGTTACTGAAGAAGGATCATGACAGTATGATGACCTTTACATGGAACAAATTTCATAAGGATTTGGAAGTGCGTGCTCCTAACCTGTTGAGGGTAATCAGTgcagttgtcagtgatgttccAGTGGCACCATCAGAGAAAAAGTTTATGAATATCTTGCACACAATTGCAACAGGATGTCATGGCCGTAGCCAAGAAATGTCTGGGCTGCACTATTGTATTGCTTTTTTGCTTGTTCATGGTGGATGCACTCAAAGG GATATTCAAAGACTTGCTAAAATTGGACTTTGTGTAAGCCCTGGATCTGTGCACAACAAGTTGGCATCCTGGATTTACAAACTGGATGAAGATGTTATTCAGTTGAAGAAAGATTGGTCAGAAGGAGGAAATGTGAAGTATCAGTTGGTCGGAGACAACTGGGACAAAAACATTCTCCCAGCTTTCAG GACATCACAACAGAAAACTTTGTCATTACACCTGTTCAATGTTGTTGTGGTTGTGGATAGGATAATTCCAACTGCCAGAGGTGTGGAAAATAGTGATGAACTGAAAACTGACATTAAATTGGAGACATTCATACCATCCATTGAGGAACAAACTATTCTGATGGATGAACTTGTCTTCCACTTTGTTACTTCAGTGATCAAGGGAGTTCCTCAGATGAAAGCAGAATTTGCCAATATTTATCCTGCTCATCTGACTCATCCATACAGTGCACAAGCaggtgaaaaaacaaaacag TATCCATTAGGATTATTCGATACAAATGAGACAAAGACAGCTGATATGATTCAGCTACTTCGGGATTTGCAGTCCAAATATGTTCCATTACAAGATGATCACATAGTGGAATCAGTGTTTTTTGGTG GTGACAGACTAACAGATGAACGTGTACAATGTGCACAGCAGTCAGTTCTCAATGGAGAGACAGCAGAGTCCAGACTTGAAGGATTTATCTCTAAAATTGAAGACTTTCATCGTCTAATGAATTTCTTGGAG GCTATCTGCAGGCTCACCTACAGCACAGATTCTGGAGGAGACAGAGGAACTGCATGCTATTTTAGAAATCTATTGGATGCCAGGAATGTCAAAGGAGATGTGAAAAATGCGTATCGCCCATACAAACTTCTGTATTACACAATTTAA
- the LOC130048778 gene encoding ATP-dependent DNA helicase RecQ-like: MAAEELEIAIGKVLRKFGIDKLKKEQKQMLELLLERKDCMAVLPTGYGKSLPYQMLVSVKRELEMEDDASKVIVCSPLVALMLDQCERLNGIPGIRAVQKGSNADDEKDIEDGNFQYLFSSPG, from the exons ATGGCTGCCGAAGAATTAGAAATCGCGATTGGAAAAGTTTTGCGGAAGTTTGGGATCGATAAACTGAAGAAGGAACAAAAACAAATGCTTGAACTGTTGTTGGAGAGAAAGGATTGTATGGCTGTTTTGCCGACAGGCTACGGGAAGTCTCTTCCTTATCAAATGCTGGTGTCTGTGAAGCGTGAACTGGAGATGGAAGACGACGCAAGCAAGGTTATCGTTTGCTCACCATTAGTTGCTCTGATGCTGGACCAATGTGAGAGACTGAATGGTATTCCTGGTATAAGAGCCGTGCAAAAAG GAAGTAATGCAGATGATGAAAAGGATATAGAAGATGGGAATTTTCAGTACCTATTTTCCTCACCAGGA